From the Oryza glaberrima chromosome 5, OglaRS2, whole genome shotgun sequence genome, one window contains:
- the LOC127772603 gene encoding abscisic acid 8'-hydroxylase 4-like isoform X3, whose protein sequence is MNMESLAAGAWWVVVLLLLVLTIVASWYRSWWKTTEAGGPLLPPPAAGAGPWWVWVWQWRETAAFLASHGSGRGFYHFVQERYKLYKGEGEGEATCCFRTALMGRVHVFVSASHPAASQLLTAEPPHLPKRYARTAADLLGPHSILCSTSHAHHRHARRALATTLFATPSTAAFAAAFDRLVIRHWTTLLPPHNQNQVVVVLDAALHISYRAICEMLLGAGGGKLRPLQSDVFAVTQAMLALPLRWLPGTRFRRGLHARKRIMAALREEMAARNHHHHHHHHDLLSVLMQRRQLGHPDALTEDQILDNMLTLIIAGQVTTATAITWMVKYLSDNRLIQDKLRAEAFRLELKGDYSLTMQHLNAMDYAYKAVKESLRMATIVSWFPRVALKDCQVAGFHIKKDWIVNIDARSLHYDPDVFDNPTVFDPSRFDCLQEEGEGDDAKLGRAQQQKRRLLVFGAGGRTCLGMNHAKIMMLIFLHRLLTNFRWEMADDDPSLEKWAMFPRLKNGCPILLTPIHNS, encoded by the exons atgaataTGGAGTCCCTGGCAGCAGGAGCATGGTGGGTGGTTGTGCTTCTTCTACTCGTCCTTACAATTGTGGCCTCCTGGTACCGGTCATGGTGGAAGACGACCGAAGCGGGGGGGCCGCTGCTTCCTCCTCCGGCAGCTGGTGCAGGTCCAtggtgggtgtgggtgtggcagtggcgggagacggcggcctTCCTGGCCTCCCATGGCAGCGGGCGGGGATTCTACCACTTCGTGCAGGAGCGCTACAAGTTGTacaagggggagggggagggggaggcaaCCTGCTGCTTCCGCACCGCTCTCATGGGGCGCGTCCACGTGTTCGTGTCCGCCTcccaccccgccgcctcccaACTCCTCACCGCCGAACCTCCCCACTTGCCCAAGCGCTacgcccgcaccgccgccgacctgcTCGGCCCCCACAGCATCCTCTGCTCCACCTCCcacgcccaccaccgccacgcccgccgcgcccTCGCCACCACCCTCTTCGCCACCCCTTCCACCGCCgctttcgccgccgccttcgaccGCCTCGTCATCCGCCACTGGACTACGCTTCTTCCGCCTCATAATCAAAACCAAGTCGTCGTGGTGCTGGACGCCGCTCTCCACATAAGCTACCGCGCCATCTGCGAGATGCTgctgggcgccggcggcggaaagCTGAGGCCGCTGCAGAGCGACGTGTTCGCCGTCACGCAGGCCATGCTGGCGCTGCCGCTGCGCTGGCTGCCCGGCACGCGCTTCCGCAGGGGCCTGCACGCCAGGAAGCGCATCATGGCGGCGCTCAGGGAGGAGATGGCGGCCAGaaatcaccatcaccatcaccatcaccacgaCTTGCTCAGCGTGCTCATGCAGAGGCGGCAGCTTGGCCATCCCGACGCCCTCACTGAGGACCAGATTCTGGACAACATGCTCACCCTCATCATCGCCGGCCAGGTTACCACGGCCACCGCCATCACCTGGATGGTCAAGTATCTCAGCGACAACCGCCTAATCCAGGACAAGCTACGG GCAGAAGCATTTCGGCTGGAGCTTAAGGGTGATTATTCTCTTACTatgcaacacctaaacgccatGGACTATGCGTACAAG GCAGTGAAAGAGTCGCTGAGGATGGCCACTATAGTTTCCTGGTTTCCAAGGGTGGCGCTCAAGGACTGCCAGGTTGCAG gGTTTCACATAAAGAAGGACTGGATTGTAAATATTGATGCCAGGTCTCTCCACTACGACCCGGATGTTTTCGACAACCCAACGGTGTTTGATCCTTCTAGGTTCGAC TGTCTgcaggaagagggagagggagatgatgCGAAGCTTGGGCGTGCACAACAACAGAAGAGGAGGCTGCTGGTATTTGGAGCAGGCGGGAGGACATGTCTGGGGATGAACCACGCCAAGATCATGATGCTTATCTTCCTACACCGCCTTCTCACCAATTTCAG ATGGGAGATGGCAGATGACGATCCAAGCCTTGAGAAATGGGCAATGTTCCCCAGGTTAAAGAACGGATGCCCCATTCTGCTCACACCCATCCACAATTCTTGA
- the LOC127772603 gene encoding abscisic acid 8'-hydroxylase 4-like isoform X4 — MNMESLAAGAWWVVVLLLLVLTIVASWYRSWWKTTEAGGPLLPPPAAGAGPWWVWVWQWRETAAFLASHGSGRGFYHFVQERYKLYKGEGEGEATCCFRTALMGRVHVFVSASHPAASQLLTAEPPHLPKRYARTAADLLGPHSILCSTSHAHHRHARRALATTLFATPSTAAFAAAFDRLVIRHWTTLLPPHNQNQVVVVLDAALHISYRAICEMLLGAGGGKLRPLQSDVFAVTQAMLALPLRWLPGTRFRRGLHARKRIMAALREEMAARNHHHHHHHHDLLSVLMQRRQLGHPDALTEDQILDNMLTLIIAGQVTTATAITWMVKYLSDNRLIQDKLRAEAFRLELKGDYSLTMQHLNAMDYAYKAVKESLRMATIVSWFPRVALKDCQVAGFHIKKDWIVNIDARSLHYDPDVFDNPTVFDPSRFDEEGEGDDAKLGRAQQQKRRLLVFGAGGRTCLGMNHAKIMMLIFLHRLLTNFRWEMADDDPSLEKWAMFPRLKNGCPILLTPIHNS; from the exons atgaataTGGAGTCCCTGGCAGCAGGAGCATGGTGGGTGGTTGTGCTTCTTCTACTCGTCCTTACAATTGTGGCCTCCTGGTACCGGTCATGGTGGAAGACGACCGAAGCGGGGGGGCCGCTGCTTCCTCCTCCGGCAGCTGGTGCAGGTCCAtggtgggtgtgggtgtggcagtggcgggagacggcggcctTCCTGGCCTCCCATGGCAGCGGGCGGGGATTCTACCACTTCGTGCAGGAGCGCTACAAGTTGTacaagggggagggggagggggaggcaaCCTGCTGCTTCCGCACCGCTCTCATGGGGCGCGTCCACGTGTTCGTGTCCGCCTcccaccccgccgcctcccaACTCCTCACCGCCGAACCTCCCCACTTGCCCAAGCGCTacgcccgcaccgccgccgacctgcTCGGCCCCCACAGCATCCTCTGCTCCACCTCCcacgcccaccaccgccacgcccgccgcgcccTCGCCACCACCCTCTTCGCCACCCCTTCCACCGCCgctttcgccgccgccttcgaccGCCTCGTCATCCGCCACTGGACTACGCTTCTTCCGCCTCATAATCAAAACCAAGTCGTCGTGGTGCTGGACGCCGCTCTCCACATAAGCTACCGCGCCATCTGCGAGATGCTgctgggcgccggcggcggaaagCTGAGGCCGCTGCAGAGCGACGTGTTCGCCGTCACGCAGGCCATGCTGGCGCTGCCGCTGCGCTGGCTGCCCGGCACGCGCTTCCGCAGGGGCCTGCACGCCAGGAAGCGCATCATGGCGGCGCTCAGGGAGGAGATGGCGGCCAGaaatcaccatcaccatcaccatcaccacgaCTTGCTCAGCGTGCTCATGCAGAGGCGGCAGCTTGGCCATCCCGACGCCCTCACTGAGGACCAGATTCTGGACAACATGCTCACCCTCATCATCGCCGGCCAGGTTACCACGGCCACCGCCATCACCTGGATGGTCAAGTATCTCAGCGACAACCGCCTAATCCAGGACAAGCTACGG GCAGAAGCATTTCGGCTGGAGCTTAAGGGTGATTATTCTCTTACTatgcaacacctaaacgccatGGACTATGCGTACAAG GCAGTGAAAGAGTCGCTGAGGATGGCCACTATAGTTTCCTGGTTTCCAAGGGTGGCGCTCAAGGACTGCCAGGTTGCAG gGTTTCACATAAAGAAGGACTGGATTGTAAATATTGATGCCAGGTCTCTCCACTACGACCCGGATGTTTTCGACAACCCAACGGTGTTTGATCCTTCTAGGTTCGAC gaagagggagagggagatgatgCGAAGCTTGGGCGTGCACAACAACAGAAGAGGAGGCTGCTGGTATTTGGAGCAGGCGGGAGGACATGTCTGGGGATGAACCACGCCAAGATCATGATGCTTATCTTCCTACACCGCCTTCTCACCAATTTCAG ATGGGAGATGGCAGATGACGATCCAAGCCTTGAGAAATGGGCAATGTTCCCCAGGTTAAAGAACGGATGCCCCATTCTGCTCACACCCATCCACAATTCTTGA
- the LOC127774147 gene encoding probable jasmonic acid carboxyl methyltransferase 2 — MMHSAAGAMELLAASQEAGGVVVVGMNSGDAGELSYANNSDMQRTIAAATRKERQEMAAAVRRGRRQARAIAIADLGCATGPNALLMAGDAVEAMLGDAERQQEAAPAEFHVFLNDLPSNDFNSVFRQKQKLVVPSNNANSSRCLVSAWPGSFYGRVFPADSLDYVVSSSSLHFLSRAPADAAPNEGRMYVSASSSSSSSSRVLHAYRAQFQADFRLFLSCRAEEVRRGGVLLLTFVARREAVPSPHDCHLWDLLAEAAADDRRLVDSFDAPFYGPCPEELREAIREEGSFQVTRMELFEVSRSRSCQFQADLDQLAAQTSSTIRAVVEPMLGPHFGWDAMDALFRRYTHLLHNYYRHNNDQLTNVFLALHKI; from the coding sequence ATGATGCACAGTGCAGCTGGAGCAATGGAGCTGCTGGCGGCGTCGCAAGAAGCAGGCGGCGTTGTGGTGGTGGGCATGAACAGTGGCGACGCCGGAGAGCTGAGCTACGCCAACAACTCGGACATGCAGCGGACGATCGCTGCGGCGACGAGGAAGGAGCGgcaggagatggcggcggccgttcggcgcggtcggcggcagGCGAGAGCCATAGCCATCGCCGACCTCGGGTGCGCCACAGGGCCGAACGCGCTGCTgatggccggcgacgccgtTGAGGCCATGCTGGGCGACGCGGAGCGgcagcaggaggcggcgccTGCAGAGTTCCACGTCTTCCTCAACGATCTCCCCAGCAACGACTTCAACAGCGTGTTCCGGCAGAAGCAGAAGCTGGTGGTGCCGAGCAATAATGCCAATAGCAGCCGGTGCCTGGTGTCGGCGTGGCCGGGGTCCTTCTACGGGCGCGTGTTCCCGGCGGATAGCCTGGACTACGTGGTGTCGTCGTCGAGCCTCCACTTCCTGTCTAGGGCACCCGCAGATGCGGCGCCCAACGAGGGGAGGATGTACGTGTCGGCgtcgtcgagctcgagctccagctccagggtGCTGCACGCCTACAGGGCTCAGTTCCAGGCCGACTtccgcctcttcctctcctGCCGCGCCGAGGAGGTCCGCCGCGgaggcgtcctcctcctcaccttcgTGGCCAGGCGGGAGGCGGTGCCCTCGCCGCACGACTGCCACCTCTGGGACCTgctcgccgaggccgccgccgacgacaggAGGCTCGTCGACTCCTTCGACGCGCCCTTCTATGGGCCCTGCCCGGAGGAGCTGAGGGAGGCCATCCGCGAGGAGGGGTCCTTCCAGGTGACGAGGATGGAGCTCTTCGAGGTGAGCCGCTCCCGCTCATGCCAATTCCAAGCAGATCTAGATCAGCTGGCGGCTCAGACCAGCAGCACCATCAGGGCGGTGGTTGAGCCTATGCTTGGACCACACTTCGGGTGGGACGCCATGGACGCCCTCTTCCGGAGGTACACCCACCTGCTCCACAATTACTACCGCCACAACAACGACCAGCTCACCAACGTCTTCCTCGCCTTGCACAAGATTTGA
- the LOC127773404 gene encoding 50S ribosomal protein L28, chloroplastic translates to MATMLCSFTPATRAPLLRTSSSSSSLGFATSQLAGLSLGLSAAATTAPSAAGPKLHPILARRICPFTDKKTNRANKVSFSNHKTKKQQFVNLQYKKLWWEEGKRFVKLRLSTKALKTIEKHGLDAVAKKAGIDLNKK, encoded by the exons ATGGCGACCATGCTCTGCTCCTTCACGCCCGCCACCAGGGCTCCGCTCCTTCgcacttcctcctcctcttcctctctcggcTTCGCCACCTCGCAACTCGCCGGCCTCAGCCTCGGCCTCTCCGCCGCAGCCACCAccgcgccctccgccgccggtcccAAGCTCCACCCCATCCTCGCGC GCCGGATATGCCCCTTCACGGACAAGAAGACCAACAGGGCGAACAAGGTGTCCTTCTCAAACCACAAGACGAAGAAGCAGCAGTTTGTGAACCTGCAGTACAAGAAGCTGTGGTGGGAGGAAGGCAAGCGCTTCGTCAAGCTGCGTCTCTCCACCAAAGCCCTCAAGACCATCGAGAAGCATggcctcgacgccgtcgccaaAAAGGCCGGCATCGACCtcaacaagaaataa
- the LOC127772603 gene encoding abscisic acid 8'-hydroxylase 4-like isoform X2, whose amino-acid sequence MNMESLAAGAWWVVVLLLLVLTIVASWYRSWWKTTEAGGPLLPPPAAGAGPWWVWVWQWRETAAFLASHGSGRGFYHFVQERYKLYKGEGEGEATCCFRTALMGRVHVFVSASHPAASQLLTAEPPHLPKRYARTAADLLGPHSILCSTSHAHHRHARRALATTLFATPSTAAFAAAFDRLVIRHWTTLLPPHNQNQVVVVLDAALHISYRAICEMLLGAGGGKLRPLQSDVFAVTQAMLALPLRWLPGTRFRRGLHARKRIMAALREEMAARNHHHHHHHHDLLSVLMQRRQLGHPDALTEDQILDNMLTLIIAGQVTTATAITWMVKYLSDNRLIQDKLRAEAFRLELKGDYSLTMQHLNAMDYAYKLNFSCEYIIFHQAVKESLRMATIVSWFPRVALKDCQVAGFHIKKDWIVNIDARSLHYDPDVFDNPTVFDPSRFDEEGEGDDAKLGRAQQQKRRLLVFGAGGRTCLGMNHAKIMMLIFLHRLLTNFRWEMADDDPSLEKWAMFPRLKNGCPILLTPIHNS is encoded by the exons atgaataTGGAGTCCCTGGCAGCAGGAGCATGGTGGGTGGTTGTGCTTCTTCTACTCGTCCTTACAATTGTGGCCTCCTGGTACCGGTCATGGTGGAAGACGACCGAAGCGGGGGGGCCGCTGCTTCCTCCTCCGGCAGCTGGTGCAGGTCCAtggtgggtgtgggtgtggcagtggcgggagacggcggcctTCCTGGCCTCCCATGGCAGCGGGCGGGGATTCTACCACTTCGTGCAGGAGCGCTACAAGTTGTacaagggggagggggagggggaggcaaCCTGCTGCTTCCGCACCGCTCTCATGGGGCGCGTCCACGTGTTCGTGTCCGCCTcccaccccgccgcctcccaACTCCTCACCGCCGAACCTCCCCACTTGCCCAAGCGCTacgcccgcaccgccgccgacctgcTCGGCCCCCACAGCATCCTCTGCTCCACCTCCcacgcccaccaccgccacgcccgccgcgcccTCGCCACCACCCTCTTCGCCACCCCTTCCACCGCCgctttcgccgccgccttcgaccGCCTCGTCATCCGCCACTGGACTACGCTTCTTCCGCCTCATAATCAAAACCAAGTCGTCGTGGTGCTGGACGCCGCTCTCCACATAAGCTACCGCGCCATCTGCGAGATGCTgctgggcgccggcggcggaaagCTGAGGCCGCTGCAGAGCGACGTGTTCGCCGTCACGCAGGCCATGCTGGCGCTGCCGCTGCGCTGGCTGCCCGGCACGCGCTTCCGCAGGGGCCTGCACGCCAGGAAGCGCATCATGGCGGCGCTCAGGGAGGAGATGGCGGCCAGaaatcaccatcaccatcaccatcaccacgaCTTGCTCAGCGTGCTCATGCAGAGGCGGCAGCTTGGCCATCCCGACGCCCTCACTGAGGACCAGATTCTGGACAACATGCTCACCCTCATCATCGCCGGCCAGGTTACCACGGCCACCGCCATCACCTGGATGGTCAAGTATCTCAGCGACAACCGCCTAATCCAGGACAAGCTACGG GCAGAAGCATTTCGGCTGGAGCTTAAGGGTGATTATTCTCTTACTatgcaacacctaaacgccatGGACTATGCGTACAAG CTTAACTTCAGCTGTGAGTACATAATATTTCATCAGGCAGTGAAAGAGTCGCTGAGGATGGCCACTATAGTTTCCTGGTTTCCAAGGGTGGCGCTCAAGGACTGCCAGGTTGCAG gGTTTCACATAAAGAAGGACTGGATTGTAAATATTGATGCCAGGTCTCTCCACTACGACCCGGATGTTTTCGACAACCCAACGGTGTTTGATCCTTCTAGGTTCGAC gaagagggagagggagatgatgCGAAGCTTGGGCGTGCACAACAACAGAAGAGGAGGCTGCTGGTATTTGGAGCAGGCGGGAGGACATGTCTGGGGATGAACCACGCCAAGATCATGATGCTTATCTTCCTACACCGCCTTCTCACCAATTTCAG ATGGGAGATGGCAGATGACGATCCAAGCCTTGAGAAATGGGCAATGTTCCCCAGGTTAAAGAACGGATGCCCCATTCTGCTCACACCCATCCACAATTCTTGA
- the LOC127772603 gene encoding abscisic acid 8'-hydroxylase 4-like isoform X1 has protein sequence MNMESLAAGAWWVVVLLLLVLTIVASWYRSWWKTTEAGGPLLPPPAAGAGPWWVWVWQWRETAAFLASHGSGRGFYHFVQERYKLYKGEGEGEATCCFRTALMGRVHVFVSASHPAASQLLTAEPPHLPKRYARTAADLLGPHSILCSTSHAHHRHARRALATTLFATPSTAAFAAAFDRLVIRHWTTLLPPHNQNQVVVVLDAALHISYRAICEMLLGAGGGKLRPLQSDVFAVTQAMLALPLRWLPGTRFRRGLHARKRIMAALREEMAARNHHHHHHHHDLLSVLMQRRQLGHPDALTEDQILDNMLTLIIAGQVTTATAITWMVKYLSDNRLIQDKLRAEAFRLELKGDYSLTMQHLNAMDYAYKLNFSCEYIIFHQAVKESLRMATIVSWFPRVALKDCQVAGFHIKKDWIVNIDARSLHYDPDVFDNPTVFDPSRFDCLQEEGEGDDAKLGRAQQQKRRLLVFGAGGRTCLGMNHAKIMMLIFLHRLLTNFRWEMADDDPSLEKWAMFPRLKNGCPILLTPIHNS, from the exons atgaataTGGAGTCCCTGGCAGCAGGAGCATGGTGGGTGGTTGTGCTTCTTCTACTCGTCCTTACAATTGTGGCCTCCTGGTACCGGTCATGGTGGAAGACGACCGAAGCGGGGGGGCCGCTGCTTCCTCCTCCGGCAGCTGGTGCAGGTCCAtggtgggtgtgggtgtggcagtggcgggagacggcggcctTCCTGGCCTCCCATGGCAGCGGGCGGGGATTCTACCACTTCGTGCAGGAGCGCTACAAGTTGTacaagggggagggggagggggaggcaaCCTGCTGCTTCCGCACCGCTCTCATGGGGCGCGTCCACGTGTTCGTGTCCGCCTcccaccccgccgcctcccaACTCCTCACCGCCGAACCTCCCCACTTGCCCAAGCGCTacgcccgcaccgccgccgacctgcTCGGCCCCCACAGCATCCTCTGCTCCACCTCCcacgcccaccaccgccacgcccgccgcgcccTCGCCACCACCCTCTTCGCCACCCCTTCCACCGCCgctttcgccgccgccttcgaccGCCTCGTCATCCGCCACTGGACTACGCTTCTTCCGCCTCATAATCAAAACCAAGTCGTCGTGGTGCTGGACGCCGCTCTCCACATAAGCTACCGCGCCATCTGCGAGATGCTgctgggcgccggcggcggaaagCTGAGGCCGCTGCAGAGCGACGTGTTCGCCGTCACGCAGGCCATGCTGGCGCTGCCGCTGCGCTGGCTGCCCGGCACGCGCTTCCGCAGGGGCCTGCACGCCAGGAAGCGCATCATGGCGGCGCTCAGGGAGGAGATGGCGGCCAGaaatcaccatcaccatcaccatcaccacgaCTTGCTCAGCGTGCTCATGCAGAGGCGGCAGCTTGGCCATCCCGACGCCCTCACTGAGGACCAGATTCTGGACAACATGCTCACCCTCATCATCGCCGGCCAGGTTACCACGGCCACCGCCATCACCTGGATGGTCAAGTATCTCAGCGACAACCGCCTAATCCAGGACAAGCTACGG GCAGAAGCATTTCGGCTGGAGCTTAAGGGTGATTATTCTCTTACTatgcaacacctaaacgccatGGACTATGCGTACAAG CTTAACTTCAGCTGTGAGTACATAATATTTCATCAGGCAGTGAAAGAGTCGCTGAGGATGGCCACTATAGTTTCCTGGTTTCCAAGGGTGGCGCTCAAGGACTGCCAGGTTGCAG gGTTTCACATAAAGAAGGACTGGATTGTAAATATTGATGCCAGGTCTCTCCACTACGACCCGGATGTTTTCGACAACCCAACGGTGTTTGATCCTTCTAGGTTCGAC TGTCTgcaggaagagggagagggagatgatgCGAAGCTTGGGCGTGCACAACAACAGAAGAGGAGGCTGCTGGTATTTGGAGCAGGCGGGAGGACATGTCTGGGGATGAACCACGCCAAGATCATGATGCTTATCTTCCTACACCGCCTTCTCACCAATTTCAG ATGGGAGATGGCAGATGACGATCCAAGCCTTGAGAAATGGGCAATGTTCCCCAGGTTAAAGAACGGATGCCCCATTCTGCTCACACCCATCCACAATTCTTGA